A single genomic interval of Vulpes vulpes isolate BD-2025 chromosome 3, VulVul3, whole genome shotgun sequence harbors:
- the RWDD3 gene encoding RWD domain-containing protein 3 isoform X1, producing the protein MAEPAREELSALAAIFCGPDQWEVLSRSETDGTVFRILTKAEGLTGADVPLELVFHLPVNYPSCLPGISVHSKHLTRAQSMTVKEKLLKQAENLLSEPMIHELVLWIQQNLRHILNQLETGSGSEKCTFATGMTVDDGLWITLLHLDHMRAKTKYVKTVEKWASDLKLTGRLMFMGKIILILLQGDRSNIKEYLILQKTSKVDVDSSGKKCKEKMISVLFETKVQTEHKRFLAFEVKEYSSLDELQKEFETAGLKKLFSEFVLGLVK; encoded by the exons aTGGCGGAGCCCGCGCGGGAGGAGCTCTCGGCCCTGGCCGCGATTTTCTGCGGGCCGGACCAGTGGGAAGTGCTGAGCCGCTCAG AAACAGATGGGACGGTATTCAGAATTCTCACAAAAGCCGAAGGACTTACGGGTGCGGATGTCCCTTTAGAATTGGTGTTCCATTTGCCGGTCAATTACCCTTCGTGTCTACCTGGTATCTCAGTTCACTCCAAACACTTGACCCGGGCCCAGTCCATGACTGTGAAAGAGAAATTACTTAAGCAAGCAGAGAACCTTTTGTCGGAACCTATGATTCACGAGTTGGTTCTTTGGATTCAGCAGAATCTCAGGCACATCCTCAACCAACTAGAAACTGGAAGTGGCAGTGAAAAGTGTACTTTTGCAACAGGCATGACCGTGGATGATGGACTGTGGATAACTCTTTTGCATTTAGATCACATGAGAGCAAAGACCAAGTATGTCAAAACTGTTGAGAAGTGGGCTTCCGATTTAAAGCTGACAGGAAGACTGATGTTCATGGGTAAAATAATACTGATTTTACTGCAAGGAGACAGAAGCAATATCAAG GAGTACCTGATTCTTCAGAAAACCTCCAAAGTAGATGTGGACTCAAGtggaaagaaatgcaaagagaaaatgatTAGTGTACTGTTTGAAACAAAAGTACAGACAGAACACAAAAG GTTTCTGGCATTTGAAGTCAAAGAGTATTCATCGTTGGATGAGTTACAAAAGGAATTTGAAACTGCAGGACTTAAGAAGCTTTTCTCCGAATTTGTTCTCGGGCTGgtaaaatga
- the RWDD3 gene encoding RWD domain-containing protein 3 isoform X2 yields the protein MAEPAREELSALAAIFCGPDQWEVLSRSDGTVFRILTKAEGLTGADVPLELVFHLPVNYPSCLPGISVHSKHLTRAQSMTVKEKLLKQAENLLSEPMIHELVLWIQQNLRHILNQLETGSGSEKCTFATGMTVDDGLWITLLHLDHMRAKTKYVKTVEKWASDLKLTGRLMFMGKIILILLQGDRSNIKEYLILQKTSKVDVDSSGKKCKEKMISVLFETKVQTEHKRFLAFEVKEYSSLDELQKEFETAGLKKLFSEFVLGLVK from the exons aTGGCGGAGCCCGCGCGGGAGGAGCTCTCGGCCCTGGCCGCGATTTTCTGCGGGCCGGACCAGTGGGAAGTGCTGAGCCGCTCAG ATGGGACGGTATTCAGAATTCTCACAAAAGCCGAAGGACTTACGGGTGCGGATGTCCCTTTAGAATTGGTGTTCCATTTGCCGGTCAATTACCCTTCGTGTCTACCTGGTATCTCAGTTCACTCCAAACACTTGACCCGGGCCCAGTCCATGACTGTGAAAGAGAAATTACTTAAGCAAGCAGAGAACCTTTTGTCGGAACCTATGATTCACGAGTTGGTTCTTTGGATTCAGCAGAATCTCAGGCACATCCTCAACCAACTAGAAACTGGAAGTGGCAGTGAAAAGTGTACTTTTGCAACAGGCATGACCGTGGATGATGGACTGTGGATAACTCTTTTGCATTTAGATCACATGAGAGCAAAGACCAAGTATGTCAAAACTGTTGAGAAGTGGGCTTCCGATTTAAAGCTGACAGGAAGACTGATGTTCATGGGTAAAATAATACTGATTTTACTGCAAGGAGACAGAAGCAATATCAAG GAGTACCTGATTCTTCAGAAAACCTCCAAAGTAGATGTGGACTCAAGtggaaagaaatgcaaagagaaaatgatTAGTGTACTGTTTGAAACAAAAGTACAGACAGAACACAAAAG GTTTCTGGCATTTGAAGTCAAAGAGTATTCATCGTTGGATGAGTTACAAAAGGAATTTGAAACTGCAGGACTTAAGAAGCTTTTCTCCGAATTTGTTCTCGGGCTGgtaaaatga
- the RWDD3 gene encoding RWD domain-containing protein 3 isoform X3, producing the protein MAEPAREELSALAAIFCGPDQWEVLSRSETDGTVFRILTKAEGLTGADVPLELVFHLPVNYPSCLPGISVHSKHLTRAQSMTVKEKLLKQAENLLSEPMIHELVLWIQQNLRHILNQLETGSGSEKCTFATGMTVDDGLWITLLHLDHMRAKTKYVKTVEKWASDLKLTGRLMFMGVPDSSENLQSRCGLKWKEMQREND; encoded by the exons aTGGCGGAGCCCGCGCGGGAGGAGCTCTCGGCCCTGGCCGCGATTTTCTGCGGGCCGGACCAGTGGGAAGTGCTGAGCCGCTCAG AAACAGATGGGACGGTATTCAGAATTCTCACAAAAGCCGAAGGACTTACGGGTGCGGATGTCCCTTTAGAATTGGTGTTCCATTTGCCGGTCAATTACCCTTCGTGTCTACCTGGTATCTCAGTTCACTCCAAACACTTGACCCGGGCCCAGTCCATGACTGTGAAAGAGAAATTACTTAAGCAAGCAGAGAACCTTTTGTCGGAACCTATGATTCACGAGTTGGTTCTTTGGATTCAGCAGAATCTCAGGCACATCCTCAACCAACTAGAAACTGGAAGTGGCAGTGAAAAGTGTACTTTTGCAACAGGCATGACCGTGGATGATGGACTGTGGATAACTCTTTTGCATTTAGATCACATGAGAGCAAAGACCAAGTATGTCAAAACTGTTGAGAAGTGGGCTTCCGATTTAAAGCTGACAGGAAGACTGATGTTCATGG GAGTACCTGATTCTTCAGAAAACCTCCAAAGTAGATGTGGACTCAAGtggaaagaaatgcaaagagaaaatgatTAG